One window of Legionella pneumophila subsp. pneumophila str. Philadelphia 1 genomic DNA carries:
- a CDS encoding efflux RND transporter permease subunit: MFTHLIAWSLHNRPLILALTIILCLLGGYTLKQMPVDVFPEFAPPQVVVQTQAPGMATQDVETLITYPLESAINGTPGVVSVRSKTSVGLSTITVVFDDQTDIYRNRQLVNERIQQVVNRLPPGVESPIMLPVTSAVGWLVKYALVSRTESPETLRTISDWTIRPRILALGGVASVVSLGGEVKQYQVRLIPERMLAYRISVEDVRQALTSANQNVPGAFVHQAGTEFVVSTLGRIKTLKDIKKTLIVVRNGVPITMNNVANVAFGGEIKRGDGAYNTQNAVIGTISKAYGADTVTTTAKVEKALAEIKKSLPHDVTLVTNVFRQASFIESAIHNLTRALLEGAVIVIAVLFVFLMNWRASFITFLSMPVSFVVGILVLHYFGIGINSMTLGGMAIAIGEVVDDGIITVENVVHRLRINRQEAHPLPTIQVVFDAVLEIRSSVVYATIIISLVFLPIFFLSGIAEHIFSPLAIAYIASVLGSLVVSITMVPALCYWLLVRGQEKQQDVEVSLHALSNKERHYAVEREGNHQAESETRFVLWLKKHFLTALQWSIAHCKMVLAFALSAFVFALALLPFFGTSFLPEFHEGNFIVVMSTLPGTSLNESMRLGQQVQKALLRYPQVISIAQRAGRSELDEDALPPNISEFDVLLNFDKDKSMRPDELLRRIRADLANIPGAVFNVGQFIAHRMDEVLSGVRAQVAVKIFGDNLSTLNELGQSMETLLKSVPGVVDVNKEQQIKVPQLVIQLDREKAARYGVNVGQISEDVQVLLNGVSVSSVLEGQRTFDLYLRMDKPGRDSVKNIQNMLIDAHGVGEGSNAQIPLRAVAEIALEPQPFAINRENVQRLLVVSFNVQGRDLGSVIAGVQQEVQEKIKLPTGYFIQYGGQFESQQQASRVILVFGGLVIFVMLILLHKAFGTFREALLVMFNLPLALIGGVISLFVVSGEMSVAAMIGFITLFGIAARNGIILVSHYNQLRLQGKTREQVVIDGTMDRLVPVLMTAATAALGLIPLLWGSPAGKELERPLAQVLLGGLFTSTVLNMFVVPTVYNAIEVWREQRMQFNKTEQGEKT, encoded by the coding sequence ATGTTTACGCACTTAATTGCCTGGTCGTTACATAATCGCCCCTTGATTTTGGCCTTAACGATTATTCTTTGTTTGCTGGGTGGTTATACTTTAAAACAAATGCCAGTGGATGTGTTTCCCGAATTTGCCCCACCGCAAGTAGTGGTGCAAACGCAAGCGCCTGGTATGGCCACGCAAGATGTGGAAACTTTAATTACCTATCCTTTGGAAAGTGCGATTAATGGCACGCCAGGGGTGGTTAGTGTGCGCTCTAAAACGTCTGTGGGACTGTCCACCATCACGGTGGTGTTTGACGACCAAACTGACATCTATCGTAATCGCCAGTTAGTTAATGAACGCATTCAACAAGTAGTCAATCGCCTCCCTCCTGGCGTTGAGTCACCCATCATGTTACCGGTTACGTCTGCCGTGGGGTGGTTGGTCAAATACGCGTTGGTAAGCCGCACCGAAAGTCCTGAAACCTTGCGCACTATTTCGGATTGGACGATTCGGCCCAGGATTCTGGCATTAGGTGGTGTGGCTTCTGTAGTCTCCCTGGGTGGAGAGGTCAAGCAATACCAGGTGCGCCTCATTCCTGAGCGTATGCTCGCTTATCGAATCTCGGTGGAAGACGTGCGACAAGCGCTGACATCGGCGAATCAAAACGTACCCGGTGCCTTTGTTCACCAGGCAGGAACCGAATTCGTAGTGAGTACTCTTGGGCGGATTAAGACGCTTAAAGACATCAAAAAAACATTGATTGTGGTTCGTAACGGGGTGCCTATTACCATGAATAATGTGGCAAACGTTGCTTTTGGTGGTGAAATTAAGCGAGGTGATGGAGCCTATAATACCCAGAATGCGGTGATTGGGACAATTTCCAAAGCGTATGGGGCTGATACGGTCACGACCACAGCGAAAGTCGAAAAAGCACTTGCCGAAATTAAAAAGTCCTTGCCTCACGATGTGACCTTAGTGACTAATGTGTTTCGCCAAGCCAGCTTTATTGAATCTGCCATTCACAATTTAACTCGGGCTTTGCTTGAAGGGGCTGTGATTGTTATTGCGGTTCTTTTTGTTTTTTTGATGAATTGGCGTGCTTCGTTTATTACGTTCCTTTCGATGCCCGTTTCGTTCGTAGTGGGTATTTTAGTGCTTCATTATTTTGGTATTGGCATCAATTCCATGACCTTAGGTGGTATGGCCATTGCCATTGGAGAAGTAGTCGATGACGGCATCATTACGGTGGAAAATGTGGTGCATCGCTTACGGATTAATCGTCAGGAAGCCCATCCTTTACCCACCATACAAGTGGTTTTTGATGCGGTGCTTGAAATTCGAAGTTCAGTGGTTTATGCCACGATTATCATTAGTTTGGTTTTTTTACCCATCTTCTTTTTATCGGGGATTGCTGAACATATTTTTAGTCCCTTAGCCATTGCCTACATTGCCTCGGTATTAGGCTCTCTCGTGGTCTCCATCACTATGGTTCCTGCTTTGTGTTACTGGTTACTGGTGCGTGGTCAAGAAAAACAGCAAGATGTTGAAGTGAGTCTGCACGCTTTATCGAATAAGGAACGGCATTATGCCGTAGAAAGGGAAGGTAACCATCAGGCGGAGTCCGAAACTCGCTTTGTCTTGTGGCTTAAAAAGCATTTTTTAACAGCACTCCAATGGTCTATTGCCCACTGCAAAATGGTTCTTGCGTTTGCTTTATCGGCTTTTGTCTTTGCACTGGCGTTACTTCCTTTTTTTGGCACGTCTTTTTTACCGGAGTTTCATGAAGGCAACTTTATTGTCGTGATGAGTACCTTGCCGGGGACCTCCCTTAATGAATCCATGCGTTTAGGTCAACAAGTACAAAAAGCATTGCTTCGCTATCCGCAAGTGATTTCCATTGCGCAGCGGGCAGGGCGCAGTGAGCTTGATGAAGATGCGCTACCACCCAACATCAGTGAATTTGATGTGCTTCTTAACTTTGATAAAGACAAGTCCATGAGGCCCGATGAATTGCTGCGTCGCATTCGTGCGGATTTGGCGAATATTCCTGGGGCCGTATTTAACGTGGGACAATTTATTGCTCATCGTATGGATGAAGTGCTTTCTGGGGTACGCGCTCAAGTGGCCGTTAAGATTTTTGGGGATAATTTATCCACACTCAATGAACTAGGGCAATCGATGGAGACCCTGTTAAAATCAGTACCAGGGGTGGTGGATGTGAATAAGGAACAACAGATTAAAGTACCCCAATTGGTAATTCAACTCGATCGCGAAAAAGCAGCACGCTATGGTGTCAATGTGGGGCAGATTTCGGAAGACGTGCAAGTGCTTCTGAATGGCGTGAGTGTTTCCAGCGTTTTAGAGGGGCAACGCACGTTTGATTTGTATCTTCGAATGGATAAACCAGGGCGTGACAGCGTCAAGAACATTCAAAACATGCTGATTGATGCTCATGGGGTGGGAGAAGGCAGCAATGCGCAAATCCCATTGCGGGCTGTGGCTGAGATTGCATTGGAACCGCAGCCTTTTGCAATTAATCGCGAGAACGTGCAACGGTTGCTGGTGGTTTCTTTTAATGTGCAGGGACGAGATTTAGGCAGCGTGATTGCTGGAGTGCAACAGGAAGTGCAGGAAAAAATCAAACTGCCCACTGGTTATTTTATTCAATACGGCGGCCAATTTGAAAGCCAGCAACAAGCTTCCAGAGTGATTTTGGTTTTTGGTGGCTTGGTGATTTTTGTGATGCTGATTTTGCTGCATAAAGCGTTTGGGACGTTTCGAGAGGCTTTATTGGTGATGTTTAATTTGCCTTTAGCACTCATTGGTGGGGTCATTTCATTGTTTGTGGTGAGTGGCGAGATGAGTGTGGCCGCCATGATTGGGTTTATTACGCTGTTTGGAATTGCGGCGAGAAATGGCATTATTTTGGTGAGCCACTACAATCAATTACGATTGCAGGGAAAAACTCGGGAGCAGGTGGTCATTGATGGCACCATGGACCGCTTGGTGCCCGTATTAATGACGGCTGCTACAGCGGCACTGGGCTTGATTCCTTTGTTGTGGGGTTCGCCTGCAGGAAAGGAACTTGAGCGTCCTTTAGCTCAGGTGCTTTTGGGAGGATTATTTACTTCTACTGTACTCAATATGTTTGTGGTGCCTACGGTGTATAATGCTATTGAAGTATGGCGAGAACAGCGGATGCAATTCAATAAAACAGAACAAGGAGAAAAAACATGA
- a CDS encoding DUF3141 domain-containing protein — translation MDKQDIDLPYQMGHDFISYQLDYWQRSILFWDTLRERANNMMEHEQQGLPPLLNFKYELVLDGKSLEPKTNYALVKILEVGDVCFEECFDPHAHPVIIVDPRSGHGPGIGGFKRDSEVGIALHSGHPVYFVIFYPNPVPHQTLADVLMTLRHFVEKVQAWHEGKAPILYGNCQAGWMLALLASDCVGSVGLTVMNGSPVSYWSNSEEEANPMQLLGGLLGGSWSARFLSDLKEGILDGAWLVSNFELLNPTTAIWDKYYGLFDEIDAERERFLEFERWWNGFYQFSQEEIMATVNNLFIGNQLERGEMRIHKGCVYDLKRIQSPIVLFASQGDQITPPRQALHWIRTIYPTTQALKEAKQRVVYLLHPSVGHLGIFVSAKVVRLHHRAILEHGAAIEQLQPGLYEMIIVNPTGNPDCSKEQYHVRFEARELTELCTTSSTQPFDKVRQTSEANDSIYQKVIQPFVQSLSNPFLSWWLEKTHPMRLSRYVFSEKVNPLMKAIEQVSPPIQANRQRVTESNFFKKTEHAWAQMMRDSLESVRIMRNEVMTNWFDALYKDPD, via the coding sequence ATGGACAAGCAAGACATCGACTTGCCTTATCAAATGGGGCATGATTTTATTTCTTATCAACTGGATTATTGGCAGCGTTCTATTTTGTTTTGGGATACCTTGCGTGAACGGGCTAATAATATGATGGAGCATGAACAACAAGGGTTGCCACCACTGCTTAATTTCAAATATGAATTAGTTTTGGATGGGAAATCATTGGAACCCAAAACCAATTATGCATTGGTTAAAATTCTTGAAGTCGGCGATGTGTGCTTTGAAGAATGTTTTGATCCTCATGCTCATCCAGTTATTATTGTGGATCCCAGATCAGGCCATGGGCCAGGGATTGGTGGTTTCAAACGGGACTCTGAAGTGGGCATCGCGTTACATAGTGGTCATCCTGTGTATTTTGTTATTTTTTATCCTAATCCTGTGCCTCATCAAACGCTCGCCGATGTCCTGATGACTTTGCGCCATTTTGTTGAAAAAGTCCAAGCCTGGCATGAAGGCAAAGCCCCCATTCTTTATGGCAATTGCCAAGCCGGTTGGATGCTGGCCTTATTGGCTTCTGATTGTGTGGGATCGGTTGGTTTGACGGTCATGAATGGCTCACCGGTTTCTTATTGGTCCAACAGCGAAGAAGAAGCCAATCCCATGCAGTTATTGGGGGGACTCTTGGGTGGTTCCTGGAGTGCCCGTTTTCTTTCGGATTTAAAAGAAGGGATATTGGATGGGGCGTGGTTGGTCTCTAATTTTGAGTTACTCAATCCCACCACGGCCATTTGGGATAAGTATTATGGCTTATTTGATGAAATTGATGCAGAGCGTGAGCGATTCTTGGAGTTTGAACGCTGGTGGAATGGTTTTTATCAATTCAGTCAAGAAGAGATAATGGCCACAGTGAATAATCTTTTTATTGGCAATCAACTAGAGCGCGGTGAAATGCGGATTCATAAAGGATGCGTTTACGATTTGAAACGCATTCAAAGCCCGATTGTTCTTTTTGCTTCCCAAGGCGATCAAATTACCCCACCGAGACAGGCTTTACATTGGATAAGAACGATTTATCCTACGACACAAGCATTGAAGGAGGCCAAACAGCGAGTGGTTTATCTTCTTCATCCTTCCGTTGGGCATTTAGGAATCTTTGTGTCGGCTAAGGTCGTTCGGTTGCACCATCGTGCTATTTTAGAGCATGGAGCGGCTATTGAACAATTACAGCCAGGGCTTTATGAAATGATAATCGTTAACCCAACAGGCAATCCCGATTGCAGCAAAGAGCAATATCATGTTCGTTTTGAAGCGCGCGAACTCACCGAACTTTGCACAACGAGCTCCACGCAACCGTTTGACAAAGTTCGTCAAACATCCGAAGCCAATGACTCGATTTATCAAAAAGTTATCCAACCTTTTGTGCAAAGCTTAAGTAATCCTTTCTTATCCTGGTGGCTCGAGAAAACGCATCCCATGCGCCTAAGTCGCTATGTGTTTTCTGAAAAAGTGAATCCACTCATGAAAGCAATCGAACAAGTAAGTCCACCCATTCAAGCCAATCGCCAAAGGGTAACGGAGAGTAATTTCTTTAAAAAAACAGAGCATGCTTGGGCACAGATGATGAGGGACTCGTTAGAATCCGTCCGAATCATGCGTAATGAGGTCATGACGAATTGGTTTGATGCGCTCTATAAGGATCCCGATTAA
- a CDS encoding DUF2231 domain-containing protein encodes MLVPQTGIRNASTMIEIIPNWHPIFVHFTVALFSVSVILYALIYFASNTRWKINPFIVELEIVARWCLWLAALSTIATVSAGFYAFYTVKHGAMVHAVKVIHRNWALTTSSAIVLVAFWMVWRYIKHQKPTLVFLMALLFVQVLLLTTAWYGAELVYRHGYGVLPVTAEKTVSSH; translated from the coding sequence ATGTTGGTTCCCCAAACTGGAATAAGAAACGCATCGACCATGATAGAAATTATCCCTAATTGGCACCCCATTTTTGTCCATTTTACCGTGGCCTTATTTTCTGTTTCGGTGATTCTTTATGCTTTAATCTATTTCGCCTCTAATACTCGATGGAAAATCAACCCGTTTATTGTCGAATTGGAAATCGTGGCGCGTTGGTGTTTATGGCTGGCCGCATTGAGCACGATTGCCACCGTGTCCGCTGGGTTTTACGCTTTTTATACAGTGAAACATGGTGCTATGGTGCACGCCGTAAAAGTGATTCACCGCAACTGGGCACTAACTACCTCGAGTGCTATTGTACTTGTGGCTTTCTGGATGGTTTGGCGTTATATTAAACACCAAAAACCGACGCTGGTCTTCTTAATGGCGTTGCTCTTTGTCCAGGTGCTGTTGCTCACGACGGCTTGGTATGGAGCGGAATTAGTCTATCGGCATGGGTATGGTGTTCTGCCTGTCACAGCAGAAAAGACAGTATCGTCGCATTAA